The Natribaculum luteum genome contains the following window.
AAGCGAGGTACAGGCCATCGTACTCAACGTCTCCGAATCGGTGAAACAACCGTGGTTACAGGAGTTCAAGACACTCGAACGGAGCGAACTCGACGACGCGGAGGTCCCCGAGAGTGTGATTAGCGCTATCAAACTGCTCACCGAGTACGGCATCGACACCGAGATGCGACTCGAAGAGGGTGACGTGACGGATCAGATCATCAACGTCGCTGACGACGTTGGCGCTGATCACATCGTCATGTGTGGTCGAAAAAAGAGTGCCACCGGAAAGCTTCTCTTCGGAAGTATTGCACAGTCGGTGCTGCTCAACGCACAGCGACCGGTGACGATTTTGATGAGCGATTAGCACTGATCACAGTATCGAGAGAGCAACGGGTGAGCTGTTTTTTGCCGATCCGAGACGACAGTTGTACACGGTAGACGTATAGGACGGTGGTGCAGAAGTCCGTGAATCTTGTTGGCATACTTGGTACGGTCTTCAACCAGTCTATCGCCCGCGCACGCGTGAGCGACCTTCCCTGACCTTGTCGGGCGGAATGTAGCTTTCGGGAACCGAGTTCAACCGCACCACCCGAGTTAGTTCTTTGGCGTCAACACGATCGGTTTTTGTCGGAATAAGCGATCTTATTCAGTTCTTTCGGGTGGGTAACAGCCACAACCAAATTTCCGACAGCGTATCCTGGACGTGGTAGTAATTGCTGACCGCCTCGATTGCAGCTTGTGCGCCAGCGTACCGCTAGGCCAGTTGGTCGAGGTTCGCGTTCTCGACACCAACCTCTTCGACGATCTCTCCAGCCTCATCCGTTACTACCACCTGTGCGTGCCGTTTATCGACATCAATTCCGAGGTACAGGATTTGTTCATCCGGGACGCCAGTGCGTGAAGCAAAAATTCACCTATTCAGGCCGCCACGCCCATGACTCGGCTTCTTTCGTACACGGACCAGTCAGCACGACGCGCTCTTGATGGCACGGAACTCACGTCGATCTCTTGTGCCCCACGCTTACTTCACGCTCCTATCGAGTAGCAGCGTTTCC
Protein-coding sequences here:
- a CDS encoding universal stress protein, whose product is MHTVLLPVDESIDRAKRVVDVVKSLPGNESEVQAIVLNVSESVKQPWLQEFKTLERSELDDAEVPESVISAIKLLTEYGIDTEMRLEEGDVTDQIINVADDVGADHIVMCGRKKSATGKLLFGSIAQSVLLNAQRPVTILMSD